One window of the Oncorhynchus gorbuscha isolate QuinsamMale2020 ecotype Even-year linkage group LG17, OgorEven_v1.0, whole genome shotgun sequence genome contains the following:
- the coch gene encoding cochlin, with protein MPILFAVLHLLGILSLTCRASGSDSSVTTPITCTTRGADLTEEKQLVLCPPNCTLWRVSVFGSRVYAAVSSVCGAAVHQGVIRSSGGPVKVHKLQGRQNYLGSYSHGVQSQALSRWTASFTVAQSVHVPQEVSSQIATTVLPAPGPVKKTLKKPVKKMTTGGNRDCQMEIALLLDSSNNIGQRRFNLQKNFISKLAVMLKIGPNGPHVGVVQASDTPRTEFLLTNYTQPKDVVFAIKEIAYLGGNTNTGKAIMHTVESFFQTGVRRGHPRVIVVFIDGWPSDDLEDAAVLARESGINVFLVPVAKPALEELGMVRDKDYMKKAVCKDNGYFTYAIPSWFGTTKHVKPLAQKLCSVDQLLCSKTCYNSVNLGFLIDGSSSIGEGNFRLILDFITSVARSFDISDIGSRVGAVQFTYDQRMEFNMYDYPVKDDALRALQGIPYMSGGTATGDAVAYATQNLFLARKAGPGRNFLIVVTDGQSYDDVRGPALAAQKEGITIYSVGVAWAPMDDLQTMASEPKDSHTFFTREFTGLQQFQQPLVRGICRDFTEAN; from the exons ATGCCAATTTTGTTTGCTGTTCTACACCTGTTAG GCATTCTGTCTCTGACATGCAGAGCATCTGGATCTGACTCAAGTG ttACCACCCCCATCACCTGTACGACCCGTGGGGCAGACCTGACGGAGGAGAAGCAGTTGGTCCTCTGTCCACCTAACTGCACCCTCTGGAGGGTGTCTGTGTTTGGTTCTCGGGTGTACGCCGCCGTGTCCAGCGTGTGTGGCGCAGCCGTGCACCA GGGGGTGATAAGGTCCTCGGGGGGACCAGTGAAGGTCCACAAACTGCAAGGCAGACAGAACTACCTCGGCTCCTACTCCCATGGAGTCCAATCTCAGGCCCTGTCCAGGTGGACCGCATCATTCACTGTGGCCC AATCTGTTCATGTGCCCCAGGAGGTGTCCTCCCAGATAGCCACAACTGTCCTCCCTGCACCAGGACCAG TGAAGAAAACTTTAAAGAAGCCGGTGAAGAAAATGACTACAGGAGGAAATAGAG ACTGCCAGATGGAGATAGCCCTGCTGCTGGATAGCAGCAACAACATTGGGCAGCGTCGCTTCAACCTTCAGAAGAACTTCATCAGCAAGTTAGCGGTGATGCTAAAGATTGGACCGAATGGACCACATGTTGGTGTGGTGCAAGCTAG TGACACACCTCGGACAGAATTTCTCCTGACTAACTATACTCAACCCAAAGATGTGGTGTTTGCCATCAAAGAGATAGCATACCTGGGTGGCAACACTAACACAG GTAAGGCCATCATGCACACGGTGGAGTCCTTCTTCCAGACGGGGGTGAGGAGAGGTCACCCCAGGGTCATAGTGGTGTTTATAGATGGCTGGCCCTCAGACGACCTGGAAGATGCGGCCGTGCTGGCCAGAGAGTCTGGTATCAACGTGTTCCTGGTGCCAGTGGCCAAGCCTGCCCTGGAGGAGCTAGGCATGGTCAGAGACAAGGACTACATGAAGAAG GCTGTGTGCAAGGACAACGGCTACTTCACATACGCCATACCCAGTTGGTTTGGCACCACCAAGCATGTGAAGCCCCTGGCCCAGAAGTTGTGCTCAGTGGACCAGCTCCTCTGCTCCAAGACCTGCTACAACTCGGTCAACCTGGGCTTCCTCATTGACGGCTCCAGCAGCATTGGGGAGGGGAACTTCCGCCTGATCTTGGACTTCATTACCTCTGTGGCCCGTAGCTTCGACATCTCAGACATAGGGTCACGTGTTGGGGCAGTCCAGTTCACCTATGACCAGCGGATGGAGTTTAACATGTACGACTACCCAGTGAAAGATGATGCCCTCAGGGCCTTGCAGGGGATCCCCTACATGAGTGGGGGCACGGCCACGGGAGATGCCGTTGCCTATGCTACCCAGAACCTGTTCCTGGCCCGCAAGGCTGGCCCTGGGAGGAACTTCCTCATAGTGGTGACTGACGGACAGTCCTACGATGACGTCAGAGGGCCGGCCCTGGCCGCCCAGAAGGAAG GGATCACCATCTACTCTGTGGGGGTGGCCTGGGCTCCAATGGATGACCTGCAAACTATGGCGTCAGAGCCCAAGGATAGCCACACATTCTTCACCAGGGAGTTCACTGGCCTGCAGCAGTTCCAGCAGCCCCTTGTAAGGGGCATCTGCAGGGACTTCACTGAGGCCAACTAg
- the strn3 gene encoding striatin-3: MDEHPGGGVGMAASRPQQGNNNVNPQIGSGGGSGMGQQQDDIPRPQQYTIPGILHYIQHEWARFEMERAHWEVERAELQARIAFLQGERKGQENVKNDLVRRIKMLEYALKQERAKYHKLKYGTELNQGEVKMPNFEPEDTKDTEVPAVPQNSQLTWKQGRQLLRQYLQEVGYTDTILDVRSQRVRSLLGLSGSEQNGSVENKNLELILNGGESPAKPKGQDMKRNPGDVLETFNFLENTDDSDEDDDEEGDLMEDIDSGKHTIKKHKIKVGNEGLASDLPDDPDTEEALKEFDFLVNAEDGEGAGEARSSGDGTEWAEPLPFPSGGGKSFIIGSDDVLESFLGLGDLADLTVSNDEADYSYDLPANKDTFRKTWNPKYTLRSHFDGVRALAFHPVEPVLVTVSEDHTLKLWNLQKTVPAKKSAYFDVEPIYTFRAHVGPVLSLAMTSSGEQCYSGGIDHTIQCWNIPSSNVDPYDTYDPSVLAGTWLGHTDAVWGLAYSGIKNRLLSCSADGTVKLWNPQEKNPCISTYNAEKEHGIPTAVDFNGCDPAHMVASFNTGNAVIYDLETSQAAVVFAGQGENTLPGANHINKVVSHPTLPVTITAHEDRDIKFFDNKSGKVIHAMVAHLDAVTSLAVDPNGIYLMSGSHDCSIRLWNLDSKTCVQEITAHRMKSDESIYDVAFHPSKAYIASAGADALAKVFV; this comes from the exons ATGGATGAACACCCCGGCGGAGGAGTTGGAATGGCCGCCTCAAGACCGCAGCAGGGGAATAACAACGTTAATCCCCAAATCGGTAGTGGAGGTGGCTCAGGGATGGGGCAGCAGCAAGACGACATACCACGGCCACAGCAATATACCATCCCCGGTATTTTACATTACATCCAGCACGAATGGGCCCGATTCGAAATGGAGAGAGCTCATTGGGAAGTGGAGAGGGCCGAACTTCAG gCTCGAATAGCATTCCTACAAGGAGAAAGGAAAGGTCAAGAGAATGTAAAGAATGATCTAGTTAGAAGAATAAAGATGTTAGAATATGCATTAAAGCAAGAAAG AGCAAAATACCATAAATTAAAATATGGAACAGAATTAAATCAAGGTGAAGTTAAGATGCCTAACTTTGAACCAG AAGATACCAAAGACACAGAGGTCCCTGCTGTACCCCAGAACAGTCAGCTGACGTGGAAACAGGGCAgacagctcctcagaca ATATCTTCAGGAAGTAGGTTACACGGACACAATACTAGATGTGCGGTCTCAGAGAGTGCGTTCGTTACTGGGCCTATCCGGCTCGGAGCAGAACGGCTCTGTGGAAAACAAGAACCTGGAGCTGATCCTCAACGGAGGCGAGTCTCCAGCCAAACCAAAGGGACAAGATATGAAAAG GAATCCAGGAGACGTTCTGGAAACATTTAACTTCTTAGAAAACACAGACGACAGTGATGAAGATGACGATGAGGAGGGAGACCTGATGGAGGATATAGACAGCGGCAAACacacaataaaaaaacacaaGATAAAG GTTGGGAACGAGGGCCTGGCCTCTGACCTTCCAGACGATCCCGACACGGAGGAGGCTCTGAAGGAGTTTGACTTTCTGGTGAATGccgaggatggagagggagcaggggaggcCAGGAGTTCAGGGGACGGGACCGAATGGG CCGAGCCCTTACCGTTTCCCTCAGGCGGGGGCAAGTCCTTTATCATTGGCTCTGATGACGTGTTGGAGAGTTTCCTGGGCCTGGGAGACCTGGCTGACCTCACCGTCTCCAACGATGAGGCTGACTACAGCTATGAT CTGCCAGCCAATAAGGACACGTTCAGGAAGACGTGGAATCCCAAGTACACCCTGCGCAGCCACTTTGACGGGGTCAGGGCTCTGGCCTTCCATCCTGTAGAGCCTGTCCTGGTCACCGTGTCTGAGGACCACACACTCAAACTGTGGAACCTACAGAAGACCGTACCTGCCAAAAA AAGTGCCTATTTCGATGTGGAGCCCATTTACACATTCAGAGCCCATGT TGGGCCTGTGCTGTCCCTGGCTATGACCTCCAGTGGAGAGCAGTGTTACAGTGGAGGGATTGACCACACAATACAGTGCTGGAACATCCCCAGCTCCAACGTGGACCCTTATGACACCTACG ACCCCAGCGTCCTAGCTGGAACCTGGCTGGGCCACACTGACGCCGTGTGGGGGCTGGCCTACAGTGGCATCAAGAACCGCCTGCTGTCCTGCTCCGCAGACGGAACCGTCAAGCTGTGGAACCCCCAGGAGAAGAACCCATGCATCAGCACTTACAACGCAGAGAAAG aacacGGCATCCCCACGGCGGTGGACTTCAATGGCTGTGACCCCGCCCACATGGTGGCGTCCTTCAACACGGGCAACGCTGTGATCTATGACCTGGAGACGTCCCAGGCTGCCGTGGTGTTCGCCGGTCAGGGGGAGAACA CTCTGCCTGGAGCCAACCACATCAACAAGGTAGTGAGTCACCCCACCCTGCCTGTCACCATCACGGCCCATGAGGACAGGGACATCAAGTTCTTTGACAATAAATCAG GTAAAGTGATCCATGCGATGGTGGCCCACCTGGATGCTGTCACCAGCCTGGCTGTGGACCCCAACGGGATCTACCTGATGTCAGGAA GCCACGACTGTTCAATCCGCCTGTGGAACCTGGACAGTAAGACCTGTGTGCAGGAGATCACTGCCCACCGCATGAAGTCTGACGAGTCCATCTATGACGTTGCCTTCCACCCGTCTAAGGCATACATAGCAAGTGCGGGGGCCGACGCCCTGGCCAAAGTATTTGTGTAG
- the ap4s1 gene encoding AP-4 complex subunit sigma-1, whose product MIKFLLMVNKQGQTRLSKYYEQVDIEKRPSLETDVVKRCLSRKKEECSFVEYKDFRLVYRQYAALFIVVGISDTENELSIYELVHNFVEVLDKYFSRVSELDIMFNLDKVHIIIDEIIQNGHIVETNKNRILAPLLALDKMAEAH is encoded by the exons ATGATCAAGTTCCTTCTGATGGTTAACAAGCAGGGCCAGACCCGCCTGTCTAAGTATTATGAGCAGGTGGACATTGAGAAGAGGCCTTCTCTGGAGACTGATGTTGTCAAGAGATGCCTGTCACGCAAAAAAGAAGAG TGCTCTTTTGTGGAATACAAGGACTTCAGACTAGTGTATCGACAGTATGCTGCTCTCTTCATAGTTGTTGGTATCAGTGACACGGAG AATGAGCTGTCAATCTATGAGCTGGTACACAACTTTGTTGAGGTTCTTGACAAGTACTTTAGTCGTGTG AGTGAATTGGAT ATCATGTTCAACCTGGATAAAGTGCACATCATCATTGATGAGATTATCCAGAATGGACACATAGTGGAGACCAACAAGAACCGCATCCTGGCACCTCTACTTGCTCTGGACAAGATGGCTGAGGCACATTGA